The Deltaproteobacteria bacterium DNA window CGCGTAGTTGTCCCACTCGTTGACGGAGTAGACCAGATCGTCGCGCACGATGTCGCTTCCGTCCTTGTTCACCGCAATCTCGTTCTCTGCGGTGTCGGGAACGCGCTTCACGCAAACCAGAATTTCCATGTTGTGTCTCCCTTGGAGGCTTAAAGTTTTTTTGCGGGGGAGGGAGGGGAAACTTTTTCTGAAGAAAAAGTTTCCCCACACTTCCACCCCAGCCGATCTACGATCGTCCGGGGACCCCGGTCTCCCCCGCGCCCCCTCCCACCCCTTCAAAAAGACTTTAAGTCAAGTGGGTAAGGGGTTTTCTCCGTGATTTTCGCCAACTTTGACTTCAAGGCCCGGCCTTATATCCGGGCCTTTTGACGTGCCTACGCAATGTGCTGGTCTACAAGCTCAACAAGATCAATGACTTCCATGATGCCTTCAAGTCCCGAAGTCTTGATGGCGTCTTCTATGTTCACCTTGCAGAAGGGGCAAGCCGTGACCACCACGTCGGCTCCGGCGTCCTTGGCCATTGCCACGCGCACCTTGCCCATGCGGGTCTCTTCCACCGGCTCGTAGAAAAGCATCAAGCCGCCGCCGCCGCAGC harbors:
- a CDS encoding electron transfer flavoprotein subunit beta, with product MEILVCVKRVPDTAENEIAVNKDGSDIVRDDLVYSVNEWDNYA